Genomic window (Eubalaena glacialis isolate mEubGla1 chromosome 6, mEubGla1.1.hap2.+ XY, whole genome shotgun sequence):
TGAATTTAAATGTTTGCAATATTCTAGCATACTTGAAAAGCCTTTCCCACAGTCATCACAAACATGAGGAAAAATTTTAGTATGTTCAATAGCAACATGCCTGTTAACATTTGTATGAAGTCTACTCCGAAACCCACATACTTGACATACAAAGAAGTTTTTACATTTGTCAAATGTAATTTTGCTTAAGAGGCTGTACTGTCCATGTTCTCCATTGTTATACTTATCACTTAACTCTATTAATTTACATGCATGCTCATTTACCACATGGCTATGCAAGTCTTCTGGATCATTCGTTTCATGTTCACAGAACTGACACAAGTACTGTTCATCACAGCTGTGCTCCTGGAAATGTAGGTAGAGTTCACTGCTTGAGGAGAACTGTACATCACACTGCTCACACCAATAAAGGTGATCACTAAAATGGGTGTCTGCAATGTGCTGGCTGAGGTTCTCAAAAATTACTGTCTTATAATCACAGTATTTACAAATGTAGGGATCCTCCTCATGCAGTTTGGCATGTTCGATCAGGAGCATGTTGGTAGAGAAACTTTCTTTGCATACTCGACAGACATTTGAATCAGTACGCTTATGCTTCAAGATCATATGCTGctttaaatcagaaaaatatttgctgTTGAACTCACAAAGTTCACATTTATAGAGGCCACTGCTATTAGCTCTCAGTAAAGGCCATTTCTGCTGGGCAGTCACATTAAAAGCTTGGCTCTTGTCAAGAATTTTGCAAAGTTTAGCTGGTGGCTCTTCATCAGTTTGGTCTTGGAGACTCTCAGAGgaattgttttctgtctctatatcaTAATCTTCAGAAATTGC
Coding sequences:
- the ZNF639 gene encoding zinc finger protein 639, whose amino-acid sequence is MNEYPKKRKRKTLHPSRYSDSSGISRIADGFNGIFSDHCYSVCSMRQPDLKYFDNKDDDSDTETSNDLPKFTDGIKARSRNQNYLVPSPVLRIIDHTAFSTEKSTDIEICDEECDSPESVNQQTQEESPIEVHTAEDVPIAAEVHAISEDYDIETENNSSESLQDQTDEEPPAKLCKILDKSQAFNVTAQQKWPLLRANSSGLYKCELCEFNSKYFSDLKQHMILKHKRTDSNVCRVCKESFSTNMLLIEHAKLHEEDPYICKYCDYKTVIFENLSQHIADTHFSDHLYWCEQCDVQFSSSSELYLHFQEHSCDEQYLCQFCEHETNDPEDLHSHVVNEHACKLIELSDKYNNGEHGQYSLLSKITFDKCKNFFVCQVCGFRSRLHTNVNRHVAIEHTKIFPHVCDDCGKGFSSMLEYCKHLNSHLSEGIYLCQYCEYSTGQIEDLKIHLDFKHSADLPHKCSDCLMRFGNERELISHLPVHETT